The following proteins come from a genomic window of Flavobacterium crocinum:
- a CDS encoding diphosphomevalonate/mevalonate 3,5-bisphosphate decarboxylase family protein: MFTAADFIPNPYTSTIEKGNFEWSAPSNIALVKYWGKKDNQIPANPSVSFTLNNCKTITKLGFEKRTNQNSFSFDLLFEGKPKEDFKPKIQKFLERVEVYLPFLKDYHFTIDTQNTFPHSSGIASSASGMAALAMNFMSLEKLLNPEMTDEYFYQKASFLARLGSGSACRSVKGNVVVWGNQANIEGSTDLFGVEFPYNIHENFKNYQDTILLVDKGEKQVSSTVGHDLMHNHPYAERRFAQAHENLDKLIAIFESGNLEEFIKVVESEALTLHAMMMTSMPYFILMKPNTLQIINAIWKFRNETQIPVCFTLDAGANVHVLYPENVTEKVLQFIQNELVVFCQNSQYICDKIGEGAIAL; the protein is encoded by the coding sequence ATGTTTACAGCAGCCGATTTTATTCCAAATCCATATACTTCAACAATCGAAAAAGGAAACTTTGAGTGGAGCGCTCCAAGTAACATTGCCTTAGTAAAATACTGGGGGAAAAAAGACAATCAGATTCCGGCAAATCCTTCGGTAAGTTTTACACTTAACAACTGTAAAACCATTACAAAACTAGGTTTTGAAAAAAGAACAAACCAAAATTCTTTTTCTTTTGATTTACTTTTTGAAGGAAAACCAAAAGAAGATTTCAAACCAAAAATTCAGAAGTTTTTAGAAAGAGTTGAAGTTTATCTGCCGTTTTTGAAAGACTATCATTTTACGATTGATACACAAAATACATTTCCGCACAGTTCTGGAATTGCTTCTTCGGCATCTGGAATGGCAGCGCTGGCAATGAATTTTATGAGTTTGGAAAAATTATTGAATCCTGAAATGACCGACGAGTACTTTTACCAAAAAGCATCATTTTTAGCTCGTTTAGGCTCTGGAAGCGCCTGCCGAAGCGTAAAAGGAAATGTGGTTGTTTGGGGAAATCAGGCGAATATTGAAGGTAGTACTGATTTATTTGGAGTGGAATTTCCATACAATATTCATGAAAATTTCAAGAATTATCAAGACACGATTTTATTAGTTGACAAAGGTGAAAAACAAGTTTCCAGCACTGTTGGGCACGATTTAATGCACAATCATCCGTATGCAGAAAGACGTTTTGCCCAGGCACATGAAAATCTGGATAAATTAATTGCCATTTTCGAAAGCGGTAATTTAGAAGAATTTATCAAAGTTGTAGAAAGCGAAGCACTGACTCTTCACGCCATGATGATGACCTCAATGCCGTATTTTATTTTAATGAAACCAAACACACTTCAAATCATAAATGCGATTTGGAAATTCAGAAATGAAACCCAGATTCCGGTTTGTTTTACGCTTGATGCCGGAGCCAATGTTCATGTACTTTATCCAGAAAACGTTACCGAAAAAGTATTACAATTTATTCAGAACGAATTGGTTGTATTTTGTCAGAATAGTCAATATATTTGCGACAAAATTGGAGAGGGTGCAATTGCATTATAA
- a CDS encoding TspO/MBR family protein: MNKFVKIAIALVICLTVGYSASLVTRPSIETWYVTLEKPVFNPPNWIFMPVWTVLYIFMAVAAALVWDKIKEQTEEVKKALLFFIIQLILNAIWSYLFFGLKNPMLALIEIALLWLMIYETYLKFIKINKISGYLLIPYLLWVGFATVLNASIWWLNK; encoded by the coding sequence ATGAACAAGTTCGTAAAAATCGCCATAGCTTTAGTAATATGTTTAACTGTTGGATATTCTGCCAGTTTGGTAACTAGACCAAGTATTGAGACTTGGTATGTAACGTTGGAAAAACCAGTTTTTAATCCGCCGAACTGGATTTTTATGCCGGTTTGGACAGTACTTTATATTTTTATGGCAGTTGCAGCAGCTTTAGTTTGGGATAAAATTAAAGAACAAACGGAAGAAGTTAAAAAAGCATTATTGTTCTTTATAATTCAATTGATTTTAAATGCGATTTGGTCTTATTTATTCTTCGGATTAAAAAACCCGATGTTGGCTTTAATTGAAATTGCACTTTTATGGCTGATGATTTATGAAACCTATTTGAAGTTTATCAAAATCAATAAAATTTCGGGTTATTTATTAATTCCGTATCTTCTTTGGGTTGGATTTGCTACTGTTTTGAATGCCAGTATTTGGTGGTTGAATAAGTAA
- a CDS encoding carboxypeptidase-like regulatory domain-containing protein, translating into MKVKLLTTISFFTYQLSISQTEKLLHGKVISNNNPLNQVEVINKTAKTSTTTNALGEFSILVKAKDSLLFFTKDYFFTRIKVTSENIQTNNLVVKMIPKPEELEEVIIPAEIKFDPLPPDPETVAEIDRDKRAKDLKQYIPQYNDGSITNGMQTSFKFSLGRSREKDEPESVFKKLIRKTCSNDFFTKNLKIAAEQKELFIDFCDADPKSKSIAENPNILTTIEFLTAKNEEFKKLK; encoded by the coding sequence ATGAAAGTAAAATTACTCACAACCATTTCTTTTTTCACTTATCAACTAAGTATTTCTCAAACCGAAAAATTACTTCACGGAAAAGTCATCTCTAATAACAATCCTCTTAATCAAGTTGAGGTTATAAATAAGACGGCTAAAACAAGCACTACGACAAATGCTTTGGGAGAGTTTTCTATTTTGGTAAAAGCAAAAGACAGCTTGTTATTTTTTACTAAAGATTATTTTTTCACAAGAATTAAAGTTACTTCTGAAAACATACAAACCAATAATCTAGTCGTTAAAATGATTCCTAAACCTGAGGAACTAGAGGAAGTAATAATACCAGCTGAAATCAAATTTGATCCGTTGCCTCCAGATCCTGAAACTGTAGCAGAAATCGACAGAGACAAGAGAGCTAAGGACTTAAAACAGTATATTCCGCAATATAATGACGGTAGCATTACAAACGGAATGCAGACTAGTTTTAAATTCAGTCTTGGGAGATCTCGTGAAAAAGACGAACCAGAAAGCGTATTCAAGAAACTCATAAGGAAAACCTGCTCTAATGATTTCTTTACAAAAAACTTAAAAATAGCAGCGGAACAAAAAGAACTTTTTATTGATTTCTGCGATGCCGACCCAAAGTCTAAGAGCATTGCTGAAAACCCAAATATTTTAACCACAATTGAATTTCTGACTGCTAAAAATGAAGAATTTAAGAAGCTGAAATAG